A DNA window from Helianthus annuus cultivar XRQ/B chromosome 15, HanXRQr2.0-SUNRISE, whole genome shotgun sequence contains the following coding sequences:
- the LOC110913496 gene encoding putative F-box/kelch-repeat protein At1g15680 — MEGHANSTDNDADQIQIPIQNCVITDSTNQHNNDGDQNQIPTQNHLEFQSLGPEPTTFTYDIHNAPDSDSLLYEILSRLPLKSLFRLKCVCKHWQTLISQRSFSRFYISRMITSNTASSSLPFRILYRYICESEPEDVLNRFRSESYSSSGLYLSREEHKAIKFKVLGVSNGLILGCSLGPLVYHVCNPVTRQWVTLAKSTKTQNFFAEGFVSRVNEDNLVTDYTVVRLEMDHSVVRQEMLTSFPDYLHLEIFSSETGEWVGYRVPCPFQIAFPKRGAGPICFKGVLHWFVNDHGMVAFDPYKDPKSCRLIQLPADRDVQSEVTHDGLYRLCDACQGKLRLFQVAPDATSFYCFSMWDMKDYDKGEWCSEFKVTRSDLSSSDPELESWLMKATFLPLSFHPFDLDIVYLRCVELACLVSYNIQNRQLDVACKPTGAIDDLSWRVVVPFVIPTWPTPVPIPPVKVVIPEIGPLRVFNG, encoded by the exons ATGGAAGGCCACGCTAATTCAACCGACAACGATGCCGATCAGATTCAAATTCCGATTCAGAATTGTGTTATCACCGATTCAACCAATCAACACAACAACGATGGCGATCAGAACCAAATTCCGACTCAAAATCACCTTGAATTTCAG AGTTTGGGACCTGAACCAACAACATTCACATATGATATTCATAACGCTCCTGACTCCGATTCACTGCTATATGAAATACTTTCTAGATTGCCTCTTAAATCACTTTTCAGGTTGAAATGTGTTTGCAAACACTGGCAAACCCTCATTTCTCAACGTTCGTTTTCGCGGTTTTATATCTCGCGTATGATAACCTCCAACACAGCATCATCGTCACTGCCTTTCAGAATCTTGTATAGGTACATTTGTGAGTCAGAACCTGAAGATGTTCTTAACCGATTCCGTTCCGAAAGTTACAGTTCATCTGGACTTTATTTGTCTAGGGAGGAACATAAAGCCATCAAGTTTAAAGTGTTAGGTGTGAGTAATGGCTTGATTCTAGGTTGTTCGTTGGGACCTTTGGTTTACCATGTTTGTAATCCGGTTACCAGGCAGTGGGTTACTTTAGCTAAATCCACGAAAACACAAAATTTCTTCGCGGAAGGTTTTGTTAGTAGGGTTAATGAGGATAATCTTGTTACTGACTATACAGTTGTGAGGCTAGAAATGGATCACTCAGTTGTGAGACAAGAAATGCTCACCTCATTCCCAGACTATCTCCATTTAGAGATTTTTTCGTCTGAAACCGGTGAATGGGTTGGTTATAGGGTGCCTTGTCCTTTTCAAATTGCATTCCCGAAGCGTGGTGCAGGTCCTATATGCTTTAAAGGAGTTCTTCATTGGTTTGTTAATGATCATGGTATGGTTGCTTTTGATCCTTACAAGGATCCAAAGTCTTGTCGGCTTATTCAATTACCTGCTGACAGAGATGTCCAAAGTGAGGTTACGCATGACGGGCTTTATCGTTTGTGTGACGCGTGTCAAGGAAAGCTTCGTCTTTTTCAGGTGGCACCTGATGCTACTTCGTTTTACTGTTTTAGTATGTGGGATATGAAAGATTATGATAAAGGTGAATGGTGTTCTGAATTCAAGGTGACCCGTAGTGATCTCTCATCTTCTGATCCTGAACTGGAGAGCTGGTTAATGAAAGCAACTTTTCTTCCATTATCTTTCCATCCATTTGATCTGGATATTGTTTATCTGAGGTGTGTGGAGCTTGCTTGTTTGGTATCATATAATATTCAGAACAGACAGCTAGATGTTGCCTGTAAACCTACTGGTGCTATTGATGACCTGTCATGGCGGGTGGTGGTGCCATTTGTCATTCCAACGTGGCCAACACCGGTTCCTATTCCTCCTGTTAAGGTTGTTATACCAGAAATTGGTCCGCTCCGTGTTTTCAATGGGTGA